A portion of the Hydractinia symbiolongicarpus strain clone_291-10 chromosome 10, HSymV2.1, whole genome shotgun sequence genome contains these proteins:
- the LOC130612996 gene encoding sporozoite surface protein 2-like — QPTNPTNPTNQPNNQTTKTIQTTKTIQPTNEPNNQTTKQPNQPNQPNQPNQPNQPNQPTQPTQPTQPNQPNQPNQPNQPNQPNQPYQPKQPKQPNQPNQTKNKQTNKQINNKNKSKICLPIYSFLLKNNEMLQLVVRVFHST, encoded by the coding sequence CAACCAACCAACCCAACCAacccaaccaaccaaccaaacaACCAAACAACCAAAACAATCCAAACAACCAAAACAATCCAACCAACCAACGAACCAAACAACCAAACAACCAAACAACCAAACCAACCAAACCAACCAAACCAACCAAACCAACCAAACCAACCAAACCAACCAACCCAACCAACCCAACCAACCCAACCAAACCAACCAAACCAACCAAACCAACCAAACCAACCAAACCAACCAAACCAACCATACCAACCAAAGCAACCAAAGCAACCAAACCAACCCAACCAaaccaaaaataaacaaacaaataaacaaataaataacaaaaataagagTAAAATATGCTTACCTATATACTCGTTTCTGCTGAAAAACAACGAAATGTTGCAGTTGGTTGTTCGTGTGTTTCATAGCACATAG
- the LOC130612997 gene encoding uncharacterized protein LOC130612997, with amino-acid sequence MFFFATWTLKKKAAAVVVYILSKKRAKQVDIEKKTTHLRDPIPAKVKVAATLKFLSCGINYAELQYLFRVHKSTLSQFIPEVCEAIYMQLKEKYLKTPCTEEEWRKIALQYEELWTFPNCIGSMNGKHIVIKQPKNSGSFYFKYKGTFSIVLLALVDANYKFIYVDVGCNGRISVGAVYQNSILSKAIHDNVVNIPPQRLVGNGEYLLPHFIVADNAFPLKKYIMKPYAFRGLSREKRIFNYRLSRARRIVENAFGILANRFRVFLSPMLLPPENVKKVTLACCALHNFLCKKKPSEYSPPGSFDVENLKNGSVHSCEWRSQTQRGMESINFAGSNNYKNDARIIRDKFCAYFNSTGAVPWQEKFDNTTTISSLALCSGAQIVINLCANKAVTGDMIHKMQAKYGGDVKHPYYG; translated from the exons ATGTTTTTCTTTGCAACATGGACTCTGAAGAAGAAAgcagctgctgttgttgtgtatattttatcaaaaaagagaGCCAAAC AAGTtgacattgagaaaaaaacaacgcATTTGCGAGACCCAATTCCTGCTAAAGTCAAAGTAGCCGCAACTTTGAAGTTTTTATCATGTGGGATAAATTACGCCGAATTACAGTATTTATTTCGCGTTCACAAAAGTACTTTATCACAGTTCATCCCTGAAGTTTGCGAAGCTATTTACAtgcaattaaaagaaaaatacctcaag ACACCATGTACAGAGGAGGAATGGCGGAAAATCGCGTTGCAGTATGAAGAACTTTGGACCTTTCCAAATTGTATTGGTTCTATGAATGGCAAGCACATTGTCATAAAGCAGCCAAAAAATAGTGGATcgttttatttcaaatataAAGGCACTTTCAGCATTGTTCTGCTCGCCCTTGTCGATGCaaattacaaatttatttaCGTTGATGTGGGTTGCAACGGCAGGATTAGTGTTGGAGCGGTGTATCAAAATTCTATACTTTCAAAAGCCATACACGACAACGTTGTCAATATTCCACCCCAAAGGTTAGTAGGAAACGGGGAATATTTACTACCACATTTCATAGTCGCAGATAATGCTTTTccgctaaaaaaatatatcatgaaACCCTATGCGTTTCGGGGCTTATCTCGTGAGAAACGAATTTTCAACTACCGATTAAGCAGAGCGCGCCGTATAGTAGAAAATGCTTTTGGGATATTAGCAAATAGATTTCGCGTTTTTTTGTCACCAATGTTGCTACCAcctgaaaatgtaaaaaaagtcaCGCTAGCATGTTGTGcacttcacaattttctttgtaaGAAAAAACCCTCAGAGTATTCACCACCAGGGTCATTTGAtgttgaaaatttgaaaaatggttCCGTCCACAGTTGTGAATGGCGTTCACAAACACAAAGAGGAATGGAGTCGATTAATTTTGCTGGAAGCAACAACTACAAAAATGATGCGAGAATTATTAGGGATAAATTTTGTGCGTACTTTAACTCCACCGGTGCTGTTCCATGGCAAGAAAAATTT GATAAT ACAACAACTATTTCGTCACTTGCGTTATGTTCAGGGGCACAAATTGTTATTAATTTGTGCGC CAATAAGGCTGTCACGGGTGACATGATTCACAAAATGCAAGCTAAATATGGTGGAGATGTAAAGCATCCATATTATGGTTGA
- the LOC130612998 gene encoding uncharacterized protein LOC130612998: MPPNGIVLTETWLTNESFSCDHNYQLTGYKSIHFERKTGKKGGGICAFVHDFFSFKVREDLSVSDNDNEILSLEIEKKNGLLGVIYRPPSGNIKFNSILTKMLNVMNRENKHVFLTGDFNIDSLTYDTNTNVQNVVNTLFSGGFIPTINKPTRVTPSSNKSTIIHKRIFKDQTIRDFTQTLQNTDWTDKITIKNKNILSPWMSKGLIKSSKLKQKLYIKQLKSRSSKDVHKTYKNLFEKLRKLSKKNFYARILTKYRNDIENTWSVIKEIIGKKQQRNKCFPDKLFVNGELLCCDREIGAAFNDFFVNVGPQLSAKIKTKVDYKNYLPNCNFQMGNSILSTEELQHAFKSLKRNKSPGHDDINNNVVIDSFPVINNVLYVFKTSISQGIFPDELKQKCNKSKSKSDSNILISDGKFTLGIFIDLSKAFDTVDHNISLGKLNAYGISGVTLKWFKSYLSERTQYIDIGGDKKTNKLTIKCGVPQGSILGPLLFLIYINDLSNCSEILNSIMFADDTNLFYSHKCINTLYETADLRSEAKSTRNFRVAKIARVKSAGEKLRLKLASQQNFFFLPHPQKYLQARFCKLWRVQKSTLRKSTVFTAENRGIERNKVSEMRQNVVRLPRVPKWPKSKSAPSLYLHQKHAARIITFKDRLTHSRPLLQSMKALNVFQLNIFQTLCFMYKAKNNDTPEVFNNTFHISHNKYTTRSAGQYYPPFRKTKNSQFSISYRGPHIWNSFNKIKKSIFVSTSENIFRCKLKNLLLFEFESKTTFF, translated from the exons ATGCCACCAAAT GGAATTGTCTTAACAGAAACATGGTTAACTAACGAATCCTTTAGTTGTGATCATAACTACCAGCTCACTGGTTATAAAAGCATCCATTTTGAGCGCAAAACAGGCAAAAAAGGTGGTGGAATATGTGCGTTTGTGCATGATTTCTTCTCATTCAAAGTTAGAGAGGATCTTTCTGTTTCTGATAATGACAATGAAATCCTTTCcttagaaattgaaaaaaaaaatggtttacTTGGCGTGATTTATAGGCCGCCTAGTGGAAATATCAAATTTAATTCCATATTAACAAAAATGCTTAATGTGATGAATCGTGAAAACAAACACGTGTTCCTAACAGGTGATTTTAACATAGATTCCTTAACCTACGACACAAACACTAACGTTCAAAATGTTGTCAACACTCTATTTTCTGGTGGATTTATACCGACAATTAATAAACCAACACGAGTAACACCTAGTTCCA ATAAATCTACAATCATCCACAAAAGGATATTTAAAGACCAAACCATAAGGGACTTCACTCAAACATTACAAAACACGGATTGGACAGAT aaaattacaataaaaaataaaaacatccttTCTCCTTGGATGTCTAAAGGTCTAATAAAATCTTCAAAACTTAAACAAAAACTCTATATAAAGCAGCTCAAATCGAGGTCAAGTAAAGATGTacataaaacatataaaaatctttttgaaaaattaagaaagcttTCTAAGAAAAACTTCTATGCTAGAATCCTAACAAAATACAGAAATGACATTGAAAACACATGGTCTGTGATAAAAGAAATTATaggcaaaaaacaacaacgcaATAAGTGTTTTCCTGACAAGTTGTTTGTAAATGGTGAACTGCTGTGTTGTGATAGAGAAATTGGTGCTGCCTTTAACGATTTTTTTGTGAATGTGGGACCACAGCTttcagcaaaaattaaaacaaaagtagattataaaaattatttaccaaACTGTAATTTCCAAATGGGAAACTCGATTTTGTCAACAGAAGAGTTACAACATGCGTTCAAAAgcttaaaaagaaacaaatctccTGGACATGACGACATTAATAACAATGTTGTTATAGATTCATTTCCAGTTATTAATAATGtgctttatgtttttaaaacatcaaTATCACAAGGAATATTTCCTGACGAACTAAAACAAAAGTGTAACAAAAGTAAAAGCAAAAGTGATTCCAATATTTTAATCAG TGATGGAAAATTTACTTTGGGTATATTTATTGACCTATCTAAGGCTTTTGATACCGTTGATCACAACATATCATTAGGTAAACTAAATGCGTATGGAATAAGTGGGGTAACATTAAAATGGTTTAAAAGTTATCTGAGTGAACGAACTCAATACATAGATATTGGCGGTGACAAAAAAACTAATAAGCTAACAATTAAATGtggtgttccacaaggttcAATTCTTGGGCCactcttatttttaatatatattaatgATCTAAGCAATTGTTCTGAAATCCTAAATTCTATTATGTTTGCAGATGACACTAATTTGTTTTACTCCCATAAATGTATTAATACTCTTTATGAAACT GCGGATTTGCGAAGCGAAGCAAAGTCAACGCGTAATTTTCGCGTAGCAAAAATTGCGCGTGTTAAATCAGCTGGGG aaaaattaaggCTAAAATTAGCCAGCCagcaaaatttcttctttcttccacatccacaaaaatatttgcaaGCGCGTTTTTGCAAGTTATGG agagtccaaaagtccacacttcggAAGTCGACTGTTTTTACGGCAGAAAACAGAGGAATCGAGAGAAACAAAGTCAGCGAAATGCGGCAAAATGTAGTTCGACTACC GCGAGTGCCGAAGTGGCCGAAGTCTAAATCCGCCCCT TCACTTTACCTTCATCAAAAACATGCTGCAAGAATAATCACTTTTAAAGATAGGCTGACTCATTCCAGACCATTACTTCAGTCAATGAAAGCCTTGAATGTATTTCAACTAAATATCTTTCAAACGCTTTGTTTCATGtacaaagcaaaaaataatgacACACCTGAAGTATTTAATAATACCTTTCACATTTCTCATAACAAATACACAACAAGATCTGCAGGTCAATACTATCCACCATTTAGGAAAACTAAAAACAGTCAATTTTCCATTTCGTACCGCGGACCACACATTTGGAATAGCTTTAACAAAATTAAGAAGTCAATTTTTGTATCTACTTCAGAGAACATCTTTCGATGTAAATTGAAGAATCTACTTTTATTTGAATTTGAGAGCAAAACGACTTTCTTCTaa
- the LOC130612346 gene encoding uncharacterized protein LOC130612346: MASQLFYACIVLFLAQAFANMANFKFDYCGNKIGCIKFDTACTNKTNCKGIAMYYYNSTDMKMHFYLSTNQKWMGFGQKIGGTVDKMNGIKGVYCSNPSATTVAFFGATEAEAPPSITKTSSQVKDVTVVDLTSNGGVTSCYYTRKMNIVDADSIMVQHNLTSSLLNAIAYGDVGTNVKGEAVTKHTGRTFVPAVNWMHFAIPKQATDAAVVTGSSTLLLSFAFVLVAAVGFY; this comes from the exons ATGGCTTCGCAACTTTTCTATGCGTGTATAGTGCTGTTTTTAGCACAAGCTTTCGCGAACATGGCTAATTTT aaatttgaTTATTGTGGCAATAAAATCGGATGCATCAAATTTGACACCGCTTGCACAAACAAGACCAATTGCAAAGGGATTGCGATGTATTACTATAATAGTACTGACATGAAAATGCATTTTTACCTTTCCACCAACCAAAAATGGATGGGATTTGGACAAAAAATAGGTGGAACTGTAGATAAAATG AATGGAATCAAAGGTGTATATTGCTCAAACCCAAGTGCAACCACTGTGGCTTTCTTCGGAGCAACAGAAGCTGAAGCCCCACCATCCATAACAAAGACATCCTCTCAG GTTAAAGATGTGACTGTCGTTGACCTGACGAGTAATGGTGGTGTTACGTCTTGCTA CTACACCAGAAAAATGAATATAGTTGATGCAGACAGTATCATGGTTCAACACAACCTTACAAGTTCTCTGCTAAATGCAATTGCTTATGGGGACGTTGGTACAAATG TTAAAGGGGAAGCTGTGaccaaacatacgggtagaacTTTTGTTCCAGCGGTTAATTGGATGCATTTCG CTATACCCAAGCAAGCTACTGATGCTGCTGTTGTCACag gatCATCTACTTTATTGCTATCCTTCGCATTCGTGTTAGTTGCAGCAGTCGGATTTTATTAG